The genomic stretch TACTAATTCTAGTTCACACTCGTGGGAAGCATCATAGGTATTCAATATGTTCAAAATGGCTTCAACGGAACCATCAACATCTCCTAAATAGAGAAAAGTTTAAAATTGTTGAAAATAAGAGGTCTTAACACGCAAAAATGGCAATCTATTTAAAGCCCTCTTGGGAATGGCATTTACCACTAAATCCACATTAAATTTGTTTTAGCCCTGTAAATACCTActtaatttaataaagtataaTGAACCAAAGGCACATTTACAACAAAATCAGCAAGAAATGTGTTCACTCTGTGAAAATTACCCAcaaaatactgaaatatttttgGCTTAAATTAAAGGGACCAAACTAATTGTGAGAATGAAGAAATGCATATATTCCAAAATGAGCTGTaaagtaaaatctttaaaaaggcaCCTTTAATAATTACAGGAAGTACATTTgaatctctttctgttttctcttttggctttaaaggattttttattttttcctggtacTTTTTAAGTGATCTCTCCTTCCAGTGCAAAGTGCCATACTTCTCGCGGTCTTTCCGATGTGCTTCTTGGTGTTCCTTTCgtttttcttctaatatttttatgtcttctttgtttttctcccGTTCTTGTTCATACTTCCTCCAGTCAACAACTTCACGTGCCTTTGGCTTTACAGGAAAAAACCCTGTCATTATTTAGCTAAATACAATAAAGGCCTTGTTTTTCTCTCCCACTAGGAAATTAGCCTAACTCATATGTGAAAATTACatgaattttatttgttaatatgAGTACTTATTTGGTGTAAcattttagatatttaaaatcatcatatcatatttaatatataggaattaAAGTTGATGTACCTCAGATTCTACTTCAAGAATCTCATCTCCTGCAGAAGGAAGGTCTCTCCAGCCTATAATTCCCACTGGCATGCTAGGACAGGCCTCATtgattgtttttccattttcatcaAACATTAAGCGCACTTTTGCCCAACTTTTTCCGGCAACCAAAATTGAACCTTTTCTCAAAGTTCCTCTTTGAATTATAGCTGTGGTAACAGGactaaagcagaaataaaagtaTATCCTAATGTCACAGTCAGGATGTACAGTAAAGCCAAGATATCTTTAtgaggtttatatatatatacatatgcatacatagTTAATTCCACTACCATTTAACGTAAGCAGTTTTTCATATTATAAAAACGTTTCTTGTAAAGGTACATACTATGGGAAGGAGCAGGGAGCAGTGTTCTGACAGAATCCTAATCCTCTTTCTAAAACTGGTTTGTTATCAGTGAGGAGACCTCTTTTGTGATAGGAAGGGAAGTTCAAGAAAATACCATTTCAAAGACCTTCTTATATGCTATATTAATGGGTAAAGTCAAAAACAACTAAGAAAACCTAAAATGCAACAATTATTTCATCCCAATTTATGTTAGTTTATGCGGCTTTATCAGTTTAAGTCAGtggggtaaaaaaataaaagtgaacgACAAATCATTTAAATACAATTACTAGATATACAGATGGTTACTATGGTCTACTGATAACTAGCATTTTTGTGTCCTAAGTGCTTATgcaataaaacattttcaaaacaaaTGCTTTGAAACATGGGCTAACaataacatgcaaaaataataatacattgtTATAATTAAGTAAAAAAACATCAACCATGgaacaaaattattaaaagacAAGCATTTTAACATTCCTACCCTCTTCCTTTGTCTGTGAAAGACTCTATTACTGTTCCTTCTACTGGACCAGTGGGATCAGCTTTTAATTCTAACATTTCTGCTAGAGTAATCGTTGCCTCCGCCAAAGCCATCAAATTATCGCCCTTTAACAATAACACAAAGGTATTAATTAGAATTGTCTGTAAATGTAAATACTAGGGTCAAAAGCCAAATAATTCCTGACAGTTACACTTTTCTCTTTatgcattaaaaataagaattgccaattaaaaaaaaaaaagatcagtaaGAAAACCTGGCCCAGCAACAAATCACACAAAGAGCAAgtggctattttttttaaattagagaagttgacggtttgcagaacaatcatgcataaaatacaggattcccatatagcaCCCTATCTACTaatatcttgcattggtgtggaacatttgttgcaactggtgatagcacatttttacaGTTGTAAtattaaagtccatagtttaacaGTATAAAGTGTAACTGTGTactgtagttccatggatttttaaaaaaattttattctgttactatatataaaatttaacatttcctcTTTCAATCACATTCAGACATATATTTCAATGATGTTAATgaccttcacaatgttgtgcgaCCATTACcatcacccattaccaaaacatttccatcattccaaataggaatcctgtatattttatgccttcatttcccattccctatccccaaccAATCCCTTGGTAATCTATATTCAAGATTTACAAGtttgcttactctaattatttcacatagtgagatcatacaatatttgtccttttgtatctggcttatttcgctCAATGTGAAATCTACAAGGTTCATCTATGTGTTGCATGTATTGGAACTTCATTTACTTTATacgactgaataatatttcattttatgaatataccacattttattagcCATTCATTAGTTGATAAACACTTAGGGAGCTTCCCTCTTTTAGACTGTGAATAAATGACAAGTAGCAATTTTATTAAAGGATGGCCACTGGTGGGTGGTGCTTCTTAATTCCCTTTCACAAACACATGCTTCATTTATTCTCTTTccaacatcttttctttttttttttttaaagattttatttattaatttacttctcttccttccccgtccctcccccacccagttgtctgctctctgtgtccattcgctgtgtgttcttctgtgaccgcttctatccttaccagcggcaccgggaatctgtgtttctttttgttgcgtcatcttgtgtccgctctccatgtgtgcggtgccattcttgggcaggctgcactttctttcgcgctgggtggctttccttacggggcgcactccttgcgcgtgggactcccctacgcggggacacccctgcatggcagggcactccttgcgcgcatcagcactgcgcatgggccagctccacacgggtcgagacctggggtttgaaccgcagacctctcatgtggtagacgggtgcccctaaccactgagccaattCCGCTTCTCCTACTCACAAATCATTGCCATTTATTCTTCACATTCTAAGCATGTCAATTAGAAAAGCATTAAGTTTTGTGACTGGCCTTTCTGAGCTTTATTCTTAAGCTCCTAACAAGGGTAATGATACCAGCTTTGCCTAGTACCCAGagaatttttaaacaactttagaaataaagtttgtcaaatgctctttAAGCAGAAGGCACTACGTACACTGCACATGGCATTACCAGCTGAATGCACTGGTCTCTGAGGGCCCACACTTACCGTAAGTGCAGAGACATGCACTGCTTGAACATCGCCTCCAAAATCCTCACATACCACATCGTAGGCCAGAAGCTCTTTCTTCACTTTCTCAGGATCAGCCTCAGCTTTGTCACATTTGTTAATGGCAAGGACAATAGGAACTGAAAGAGACACAGTTACGAAAAGTACAAACGGTGAGACCTCCAATCCCAGATATTCACAGTGAGACAACAAACTGTTACTGCGTCTCTTTACTTGGTGGACAAACTTATCTAATGAAAGATCTAAACGACCCATTTTGCAATCACACCACTCTATTCTGTTCTCCAAATGTAAAGAGGGAATCCAGGTATCTACAATTATAAGCAGATTATGAATAAAGAGCAGATACCTAaggttattaaaaaagaaatattttgaattgaGAAACACCCGTTTTTAAACCTGAAAGCAAAATCAATAACCACATTGGAGATAATCTCCAGAAGAAAATCAAGAGAAGATTGTAATTCAATGTCTTCAGATCATTGCCTTTCTTTCCAGGAGctattaacttatttttaaaaatcaacatctTTAACTGGGGTGAAACTAAGTATCATTACTGCAAATTCTCTTTTAGGATTACAGCAACTCTTTACATATACCTAGCTCAGAGATTGACACATGGTAAACTCTCCATAAATGTTTACTTAATGAATGAACCAAATAATCCTATAATTTACTTCTCATTACCAGACACAACCACCCAGAGAAGAGAGATCAAACAAAACTCTGGGAGATAATAATTCACTGGTTGAGTTTCACCATCTCTGCAGTTTTCTCAGATATCAGAAGAGAACTtgaaaacagacacaaaaatgCTATCCTCTCCAACAAAGCCACAGTTATGAAAAAGTACATTCCATAATGATAAACTAACTTTATTAGAACCATAAAAATAAGTGCAGAAAACCATGATATAAAGAATTTATCCTATGTTGACCATCTGATATGTCATAAGAACCCTGACAAGTTTAACACTCTCTTCTTTTTGCCATGAATTCCCTCAGGACCATTCAGAATTAGTGCATCTCATGAAAGCAGTTTTGAggaattaaaaaggaaagagaaaaacttaaaaaaaaaaattaaattttaaaaatgggaaagaaacaCTGGAAGCTAGGAGACCCAGAGTATAAATGCAGACATGCTGCAAATTAGCTGTGCAACCTGGGAGAGTTACTGCAGCTTTAAGTCTTAGTTTTCACTTTGTGAGATGCAAGAATTGGAAAAGATCAGTAATTCtcaatctttttttcccttgccaACAAACCTGAGAAACAGGGCTCATTGCATCAGGTACATTTTCTCAAGGTGATAGTATTTTCTCAGAGAGAGAGTATGTATAGTGTttattattacaatttttaaatagagaaataaGGGAAAAGGTGGCCAAGGGATTTTCcaaaagtttaaaatgtttacatttggTCAAATAAGTTATTTAAATTAGGTAATAGAAATTTCTCTACATTTAAAGAATTCCAGATAATAAATGAAGTAATAACAGAATTAGAATGTCACTACTTTGCACCCCTAATACATTTAGGGGGTGGATACATAGAAGTCCATTATTcttttcttcctactttttatCTCTTTGGATTTTCCATGacaaaaaggtttttttaaaaatttgagactttttttttttttttaaagatttatttattttcatttaatttccccccctcccctggttgtctgttcttggtgtctatttgctgtgtcttgtctctttgtccgcctctgttgtcgtcagggcacgggaagtgtgggcggcgccattcctgggcaggctgcttctctcctttcacgctgggcggctctcctcatgggcgcactccctgcgcgcggggctcccccacgcgggggacacccctgcgtggcacggcactccctgcgctcatcagcactgcgcatgggccagccccacacgggtccaggaggccctgggcttgaacggcgggcctcccatgtggcagacggacgccccaaccactgggccaaagtccgtctccTTGAGACATTTCTTATACCATGATGCCATGTATGTGAAATATAGAGAAAGAGTACTTATGGGCACAAGTCCCAAATTGAATTCCAATACACTAATCTCATTAGTTATACATCTgtgggaaaaaaatttaacaattttGAGCCTTATCTGTGAAACACTATAAGAATTCTGGGGTTGCCTTGAAGATCAAAAGAGCTACATTTGAACAGGGACACTATGTAGCATAtctcttaaaaatacaaaaacaggaagcagctgtggctccattagttgggctcccatctaccatatgggaggcctgggtttgcatccgggggcctccttatgaaggctaGCTGGGCTGAGTGCCATGAACAGCTGATGGCCCGTgcgccgtggagagctggcacagcaagatgacacaacaaaagggtgacaagcagatacagaaaaaacgcacagcaaatggacacagagaagagacagcaaaagaaaggaacaagccgcaaggtggggagtaaataaataaatctttaaaaaaaaatacaaaaacaggtaagcggatgtggctcaagcagttgggcgcccacctcatgcatgggacgtcccaggttcagttcccagtgcctcctaaagaaaaagagcaagatagtgagctgacgtcatgggctggcatggtgagctgatacaacaagctGTTGCAATGAGATGACGCAACGAGGAAATACAATAAGAGCTATAAAAAGCAGggggcagggaagcagctgtggctcaatcagttgggttcctgtctaccatatgagaggccctgggttcatgtcctaggacctcctagtgaaggcaggcTCGACTGCATCCagatgccacggagagctgactcagcaaagtaatgcaacaaaaaaaaagggagacaagcaaaaaacacagaagagtgcacagcgaatggacacagagagcagatggcaagcaagccacaagggggaaggggaaataaaataaatacagacacagaagaacacacagcaaatggacacagagagcagcgagcatgcaaaaagccacaagggcgGGGGGAGATAAAAAAAGCAGGGGggaaatgtgactcaagcaattgggcacctccctcccacaagggaggtcatgagtttggttcctggtgcctcctaaaaataagacaTGCAGacaaagagcacacaacaaacagacacaaagagcagacagctagCTCGATGAGGCGAagggggagaaattttaaaaaatacaaaacaattaaaaaaatacaaaaacaacaagcagttTCCCTCCTGACACATTCAAGAAAGTCACACAGTACCTTTAGCATCTTTGGCATGCTGAATAGATTCTACAGTTTGTTTCATTACTCCATCATCTGCTGCTACAACCAATATGACAATGTCAGTGACCTGAGCACCTCTGGCTCTCATTGCTGAGAAGGCAGCATGGCCTGGAGTATCAAGAAAGGTTATTTTTTCTCCAGAAGGCAGAGAGACTGTGGAAACAGAAATCCAAAAACACTAAGAACTCAAATATTTACTTCCTTAATATGAAAGAATATATGTGACATTATCAAATGTAATCAATAACCCtttaattttattactttcattaattttaatcAGAACAATACAGATTATCATTTCACAATGAAAGGTGATAACATACCAGTGAAACCTTTATTCTGTCCACATAGTAGTTTCAAACTAAAACTCTTCACATTTCTAGAACATAACTACTTTCATAAATGTAATATCTGGTGTCTATTCTGGGAAGAGA from Dasypus novemcinctus isolate mDasNov1 chromosome 17, mDasNov1.1.hap2, whole genome shotgun sequence encodes the following:
- the MTIF2 gene encoding translation initiation factor IF-2, mitochondrial isoform X3, with amino-acid sequence MTVKELARAMEKDIDCVYEALLNTAIDIDSLEANSRLDDVWIKEVVKKTGMKLKWSKLKQDKIRENKNAVRRPQADPALLAPRSPVVTIMGHVDHGKTTLLDKLRKTQVAAMEAGGITQHIGAFLVSLPSGEKITFLDTPGHAAFSAMRARGAQVTDIVILVVAADDGVMKQTVESIQHAKDAKVPIVLAINKCDKAEADPEKVKKELLAYDVVCEDFGGDVQAVHVSALTGDNLMALAEATITLAEMLELKADPTGPVEGTVIESFTDKGRGPVTTAIIQRGTLRKGSILVAGKSWAKVRLMFDENGKTINEACPSMPVGIIGWRDLPSAGDEILEVESEPKAREVVDWRKYEQEREKNKEDIKILEEKRKEHQEAHRKDREKYGTLHWKERSLKKYQEKIKNPLKPKEKTERDSNVLPVIIKGDVDGSVEAILNILNTYDASHECELELVHFGVGDISENDVNLAETFDGVIYGFNVNAGNVLQKSAAKKGVKIKLHKIIYRLIEDLQAELSSRLSCIVEEHPIGEASILATFSVTEGKKKVPVAGCRVQKGQLEKTQKFKLIRNGQVIWKGSLTSLKHHKDDVSVIKTGMDCGLSLDEGNIEFKVGDEIVCYEEKEVLAKTSWDPGF
- the MTIF2 gene encoding translation initiation factor IF-2, mitochondrial isoform X4, giving the protein MKLKWSKLKQDKIRENKNAVRRPQADPALLAPRSPVVTIMGHVDHGKTTLLDKLRKTQVAAMEAGGITQHIGAFLVSLPSGEKITFLDTPGHAAFSAMRARGAQVTDIVILVVAADDGVMKQTVESIQHAKDAKVPIVLAINKCDKAEADPEKVKKELLAYDVVCEDFGGDVQAVHVSALTGDNLMALAEATITLAEMLELKADPTGPVEGTVIESFTDKGRGPVTTAIIQRGTLRKGSILVAGKSWAKVRLMFDENGKTINEACPSMPVGIIGWRDLPSAGDEILEVESEPKAREVVDWRKYEQEREKNKEDIKILEEKRKEHQEAHRKDREKYGTLHWKERSLKKYQEKIKNPLKPKEKTERDSNVLPVIIKGDVDGSVEAILNILNTYDASHECELELVHFGVGDISENDVNLAETFDGVIYGFNVNAGNVLQKSAAKKGVKIKLHKIIYRLIEDLQAELSSRLSCIVEEHPIGEASILATFSVTEGKKKVPVAGCRVQKGQLEKTQKFKLIRNGQVIWKGSLTSLKHHKDDVSVIKTGMDCGLSLDEGNIEFKVGDEIVCYEEKEVLAKTSWDPGF